The proteins below are encoded in one region of Bacillota bacterium:
- a CDS encoding ABC transporter ATP-binding protein → MRDFHEEEILGKAYDARLMRRLLKYAKPYRWALLLSVVLLMFVAAADLARPWLVQVAIDNYITPGPQVVFEPGEEPVAGTSYQGKIYVPEHQLSTEHPDRPRAQLILHAGDYYLVGAVLTRADYQVEERDGELLFVTPEAEYAGELVPADVYQDFREWDIRALVQLALIFLVVIVLGFVMNVTQVYILHRTGQKIIYNMRVHIFSHMQKLSLRFFDTNPVGRLVTRVTNDTETLNEMFTGVLVNLFKDVFILLGIVLVMLRMNTRLALLSFSILPVILVATVIFRMKARDAYREVRTRLAQINATLQENISGMRIVQIFNREKKKFNEFNDINTAYYRATFREILVFAIFRPFIDILYFIALAALIWFGGGDVIRGTLEFGVLYAFVNYIQMFFQPINDMAEKYNILQAAMASSERIFQLLDTEPEIVSPEEPKSADIEGRIEFKNVWFAYNPGEWVLRDVSFTVDKGQTVAFVGATGAGKTSIISLLSRLYDIQKGQILIDGVDIRELELDELRQRIAVVLQDVFIFSGTIAENIRLNNEEINDQRIQEIAAAVDADRFISRLPKGYESEVQERGSTMSAGQRQLLAFARALAFDPKILVLDEATANIDTETEQTIQRAMRTISQGRTTIVVAHRLSTIQNADKIIVLHKGKIREEGSHQELLAREGMYYHLYQLQFREQEGV, encoded by the coding sequence ATGCGTGATTTTCACGAAGAAGAGATTCTTGGCAAAGCGTACGATGCCAGATTGATGCGGCGTCTGCTCAAATACGCCAAACCCTATCGTTGGGCGCTGCTTTTGTCGGTTGTATTGTTGATGTTTGTCGCCGCCGCCGACCTTGCCCGACCCTGGCTGGTTCAGGTGGCAATTGATAATTACATCACCCCCGGCCCCCAGGTTGTATTTGAACCGGGCGAGGAACCGGTTGCGGGCACAAGTTACCAGGGCAAGATTTACGTCCCTGAGCATCAATTGTCCACAGAGCATCCCGACAGACCCCGGGCACAGTTGATTCTCCATGCGGGGGATTACTACTTGGTGGGCGCCGTTCTCACGCGGGCGGACTATCAGGTGGAAGAACGGGACGGAGAATTATTGTTTGTTACCCCGGAAGCGGAATACGCGGGCGAGTTGGTGCCAGCGGATGTTTATCAGGATTTTCGCGAATGGGATATCCGGGCTTTGGTTCAGCTGGCCCTGATATTTTTGGTGGTGATTGTCCTGGGATTTGTGATGAATGTGACCCAGGTCTATATTTTGCATCGGACAGGGCAAAAGATTATCTACAATATGCGGGTGCATATTTTTTCCCATATGCAGAAGTTGTCGCTGCGTTTTTTTGACACCAACCCTGTCGGTCGCTTGGTAACCCGAGTGACAAATGATACCGAAACCCTCAATGAGATGTTCACCGGTGTTCTAGTCAATCTCTTCAAAGATGTTTTCATTCTTTTGGGAATCGTGCTCGTGATGTTGCGGATGAATACACGCCTAGCCTTACTTAGCTTTTCCATTTTGCCGGTAATCCTTGTGGCCACAGTAATTTTTCGCATGAAAGCCCGGGATGCCTACCGGGAAGTGCGCACCCGTTTGGCCCAGATCAACGCAACTTTGCAGGAAAATATCTCGGGGATGCGCATTGTCCAGATATTTAACCGGGAGAAGAAAAAATTCAACGAGTTTAACGATATTAACACCGCCTACTACCGGGCAACTTTCCGGGAAATTCTTGTGTTCGCGATTTTCCGTCCGTTTATAGATATTTTGTATTTTATCGCTCTGGCGGCCCTGATTTGGTTTGGTGGCGGCGATGTGATTCGGGGCACCCTGGAGTTTGGTGTGCTTTACGCTTTCGTCAACTATATCCAAATGTTCTTCCAACCAATTAACGACATGGCCGAGAAATATAACATTCTCCAGGCGGCCATGGCATCCTCAGAGCGGATTTTTCAGTTGCTGGACACCGAGCCGGAGATTGTCAGTCCGGAGGAACCCAAGTCTGCAGATATCGAGGGTAGGATAGAATTCAAAAATGTTTGGTTTGCCTACAATCCTGGCGAATGGGTGCTGAGGGATGTAAGCTTCACAGTGGATAAGGGGCAGACTGTGGCCTTTGTCGGCGCCACCGGCGCCGGTAAGACTTCAATCATCAGTCTGCTCAGCCGGCTCTATGATATCCAGAAGGGACAGATTCTCATCGATGGCGTCGATATCCGGGAATTGGAGCTGGATGAGCTGCGGCAGAGAATTGCTGTGGTCCTCCAGGATGTATTCATTTTCAGCGGGACAATTGCGGAAAATATCCGCTTGAATAATGAGGAAATCAATGACCAAAGAATCCAGGAGATTGCAGCCGCTGTGGATGCTGACCGTTTTATCTCCCGCCTGCCAAAGGGCTATGAAAGTGAAGTCCAGGAGCGCGGCTCCACCATGTCCGCCGGGCAGCGCCAACTGCTTGCCTTCGCCCGGGCCCTAGCTTTTGACCCAAAGATTCTTGTCCTTGATGAGGCGACGGCAAACATCGATACCGAGACCGAACAGACTATTCAGCGGGCGATGCGGACAATATCCCAGGGGCGGACGACAATTGTTGTCGCCCACCGTTTGTCCACCATTCAAAACGCGGATAAGATCATCGTGCTGCATAAGGGCAAGATCCGAGAAGAGGGCAGCCATCAGGAATTGCTGGCTCGAGAAGGTATGTACTACCATCTCTATCAGTTGCAATTCCGGGAGCAGGAAGGGGTATAA
- a CDS encoding twin-arginine translocase TatA/TatE family subunit produces MVAWIRPGFWEILLIFMVALLIFGPTKLPQIGRSLGKGIRELRSASREIKDSISLDEEQAEEKS; encoded by the coding sequence ATGGTGGCGTGGATTAGACCCGGATTCTGGGAGATACTCCTTATCTTTATGGTGGCATTGTTGATTTTTGGTCCCACCAAGTTGCCACAGATCGGTCGTTCGCTGGGCAAAGGTATCAGGGAATTGCGCAGCGCTTCCCGGGAGATTAAAGACAGTATCAGTCTCGATGAAGAACAAGCCGAAGAAAAGAGCTGA
- a CDS encoding ferrous iron transport protein A, with protein MNLLSVVPGKRYQIVRIRDKKIRQQADCLGVGEGEDVYCCARQSDGPVLLTREGQLIAVGGKTARDIIVQPTKSSGH; from the coding sequence ATGAATCTTTTGTCTGTGGTGCCCGGCAAACGCTATCAGATTGTCCGGATACGGGACAAGAAAATTCGCCAACAGGCCGATTGCCTGGGGGTAGGGGAGGGAGAGGACGTATATTGCTGCGCCAGGCAAAGCGACGGACCGGTGCTGTTGACCCGGGAAGGTCAGCTGATCGCAGTCGGCGGCAAAACCGCCCGGGACATCATCGTTCAACCGACCAAATCAAGCGGACATTAG
- a CDS encoding ferrous iron transporter B has product MKRTLVLAGNPNVGKSVIFNYLSGRYADVSNFPGTTLEISNSRWQGHVLTDSPGVNGLNRLNDEERIAEQAVEGADIVINVIDATRLRRDLYLTLQLIASKPTVIVLNMIDEAERDGLKIDVFALSRALGVPVIPAAAVDGRGLAELVNILNSWCRDLPRGVVRELAAKAELRAHASALANNVQSRRRHKGVGLLDLLLTRPLPGLPVMLAVLAAIYWLIGGVVAQQVVELTEGVIMERWLLPPLVRLLSQILPPGLLQSLLVGEFGILTMALSYGIGLLLPLVFSFYLLLALLEDSGYLPRVAVLLDNTFRPLGLNGKGAIPLILGFGCVTMAVIATRMLSSRRERLILTFLLGLAVPCSAQVGVIIMLLIPLGYKWVLAYGAMLVAIFLLAGRILNRVLGGSSPGLFLELPRLRLPRPGNVLRKSYVKSKNFLREALPLFALGAGIVTILNWTGTLSTLQQALMPLTEGWLGLPAESVNAFIMGIIRRDFGAAGLFGLNLAANQTFVALMVMTLFVPCIATVLVTIKEQGLAVALTMWAGSLAVAVFVGGLLALVI; this is encoded by the coding sequence ATCAAGCGGACATTAGTGCTGGCGGGCAACCCCAATGTGGGGAAGTCCGTTATCTTTAATTATTTAAGCGGGCGCTACGCCGATGTCTCAAATTTTCCCGGCACAACCCTGGAAATCAGCAACAGCCGCTGGCAGGGGCATGTTTTAACAGATTCTCCCGGAGTCAATGGTCTCAATCGATTGAATGATGAAGAACGGATTGCGGAGCAGGCTGTCGAGGGTGCTGATATCGTAATCAATGTGATTGACGCCACCCGACTGCGCCGGGATTTGTACCTGACCCTGCAATTGATTGCCAGTAAGCCGACAGTAATAGTGCTGAACATGATCGACGAGGCGGAGCGGGACGGGCTGAAAATTGATGTGTTCGCGCTTTCCCGCGCGTTGGGAGTGCCGGTGATTCCTGCAGCGGCAGTGGACGGCCGGGGCCTTGCAGAGTTGGTAAACATTCTAAATTCCTGGTGCCGCGATTTGCCCCGGGGGGTGGTGCGAGAACTGGCAGCGAAGGCGGAACTTCGTGCGCATGCAAGCGCGCTTGCCAACAATGTGCAGTCCCGCCGCCGGCACAAAGGTGTTGGCCTGCTGGATTTGCTGCTCACTCGGCCGCTGCCAGGATTACCGGTGATGTTGGCCGTGCTGGCGGCAATCTATTGGCTGATTGGTGGTGTTGTCGCCCAGCAGGTGGTCGAGCTTACCGAAGGCGTGATTATGGAGCGCTGGCTACTGCCGCCGCTGGTGCGTTTGCTGTCTCAAATATTGCCCCCAGGCCTGCTGCAGTCCTTGTTGGTGGGTGAGTTCGGTATTTTGACCATGGCCCTCAGCTATGGAATCGGCCTGCTCTTGCCATTGGTATTCAGTTTCTATCTGCTGCTGGCGCTTTTGGAAGACTCGGGATACCTGCCCCGGGTGGCGGTGCTTTTGGACAACACCTTCCGACCCTTGGGCCTTAACGGCAAGGGCGCTATTCCCTTGATTCTCGGATTTGGCTGTGTGACCATGGCGGTGATTGCCACCCGGATGCTCTCCAGCCGCCGGGAGCGCCTCATTCTCACTTTTCTGCTGGGGCTGGCAGTGCCCTGTTCCGCTCAGGTAGGCGTAATCATCATGCTTTTGATACCGCTGGGTTATAAATGGGTTTTGGCCTACGGGGCCATGCTGGTTGCAATTTTCTTGCTGGCAGGGCGGATATTAAATCGGGTGCTGGGCGGTAGTTCACCGGGTTTGTTTTTGGAGCTTCCCCGGCTGCGTCTGCCGCGGCCGGGCAATGTGCTGCGGAAATCATACGTGAAGTCTAAGAACTTTCTTCGGGAGGCGCTGCCGCTGTTTGCCCTGGGCGCGGGGATTGTGACCATCCTCAATTGGACGGGAACACTGAGCACCCTCCAGCAGGCACTGATGCCGCTGACTGAGGGTTGGTTGGGGTTGCCGGCCGAGAGTGTAAACGCGTTTATCATGGGGATTATTCGCCGGGATTTTGGCGCCGCCGGCCTGTTTGGTCTCAACTTGGCCGCGAACCAGACCTTTGTCGCCCTAATGGTGATGACTTTGTTTGTGCCCTGTATCGCAACGGTGTTAGTTACAATCAAGGAGCAGGGGCTGGCTGTGGCCCTGACGATGTGGGCTGGCAGCCTGGCGGTGGCGGTTTTTGTAGGCGGTTTGCTGGCGCTGGTAATATAA
- a CDS encoding DUF3139 domain-containing protein, whose protein sequence is MKTKIVLGLILFSLLLVITSLFTYSQHLDRQEHIRYTATYDYLTTGKNYNTDEIYRIDVKFSLENLFFGYPQWTIAVTFNDEPNVNYYYQYADGRISQGGLSGSTPNNIYTHVEGAENGLDKN, encoded by the coding sequence TTGAAAACAAAAATAGTTCTTGGCCTTATTCTGTTCTCTCTACTCTTGGTTATCACGTCTCTCTTCACTTATTCTCAACATCTGGATCGTCAAGAGCACATACGCTATACTGCGACTTATGATTATTTAACCACGGGAAAAAACTATAATACAGATGAAATTTATAGGATTGATGTCAAATTTTCGTTGGAAAATCTTTTTTTTGGCTATCCGCAATGGACAATTGCAGTAACCTTCAACGACGAACCGAATGTGAACTACTATTATCAGTACGCCGACGGCAGAATCAGTCAAGGAGGTCTTTCCGGAAGCACACCCAACAATATTTATACCCATGTTGAAGGTGCAGAAAATGGTTTAGATAAAAACTAA
- a CDS encoding SPFH/Band 7/PHB domain protein → MKLYPWLLVLAGCLLLVILIALTSARVINQSTVGVVERLGKYNRLAPRGINFVFPFIERMADIINLREQVVDFDPQPVITSDNVTMKIDTVVYFQVTDPIRYSYEIAMPIKAIENLTATTLRNIIGEMDLDATLTSRDIINAKMRAILDEATDKWGIKVNRVELKNIIPPNQIVEAMEKQMRAERERRESILRAEGEKRSAILRAEGEKESNILRSEGEREAMVRRAKGEAESILLVETAKGDGIRRVFGAIKEMEPDNEVISIRALEALEKVAQGQATTLVVPSEVAGILGSLQALGLRKID, encoded by the coding sequence ATAAAATTGTATCCGTGGCTCCTAGTCCTTGCCGGCTGTTTACTGCTGGTAATCCTGATTGCCCTGACCTCGGCCCGAGTGATCAACCAATCGACAGTAGGCGTGGTGGAACGCCTGGGAAAATACAATCGCCTGGCGCCCCGAGGCATCAACTTTGTATTTCCGTTCATCGAACGGATGGCAGACATTATTAACCTGCGGGAACAAGTGGTGGATTTTGATCCCCAGCCGGTTATCACCAGCGACAACGTAACAATGAAGATTGACACAGTGGTCTATTTTCAGGTCACTGACCCGATCCGCTATAGTTACGAAATAGCCATGCCGATAAAAGCAATTGAAAATCTTACTGCCACCACCCTGCGTAACATCATTGGCGAAATGGACCTCGATGCCACCCTTACGTCCAGGGACATTATCAATGCCAAGATGCGGGCCATCCTGGATGAAGCCACCGATAAATGGGGGATCAAGGTCAACCGGGTGGAATTGAAGAACATCATCCCGCCCAACCAAATCGTCGAGGCGATGGAAAAACAAATGCGGGCAGAACGGGAACGCCGCGAATCGATTCTCCGGGCCGAAGGTGAAAAACGCTCAGCCATTCTCCGGGCAGAAGGCGAGAAGGAATCCAACATTCTGCGCTCCGAGGGCGAACGGGAAGCGATGGTCCGTCGGGCCAAGGGCGAGGCGGAATCAATACTGCTGGTGGAAACGGCAAAAGGCGACGGCATTCGGCGGGTATTTGGCGCAATTAAAGAAATGGAGCCGGATAACGAAGTAATCTCGATCCGGGCGCTGGAAGCCCTGGAAAAGGTCGCCCAGGGCCAGGCAACCACCTTGGTGGTGCCCAGCGAAGTGGCCGGCATTCTTGGTTCTTTGCAGGCCCTGGGACTGCGAAAAATAGACTAA
- a CDS encoding NfeD family protein — protein sequence MWWLWLLIAIGLLAGELLTSGFFLFWFAIGAAAACLASLFVTSFPVQLAIFILISAALLFSSRLLVERMDKTRPDTNINALLGQQGIITLAVEPFRTGVVRIGGEEWSCRSQQAIGVGGVVIVESVQGVTLNVRPLQAEKEE from the coding sequence ATGTGGTGGTTATGGCTGCTAATTGCAATCGGATTGCTGGCAGGGGAGCTGTTGACGTCAGGTTTTTTTCTGTTTTGGTTTGCCATAGGCGCAGCTGCTGCCTGCCTGGCCTCGTTGTTTGTCACCTCGTTTCCGGTCCAACTGGCTATCTTTATTTTAATCAGCGCAGCGCTCCTCTTCTCGTCCCGGCTTCTGGTCGAACGCATGGACAAGACTCGCCCCGACACAAATATTAATGCCCTGCTCGGTCAGCAGGGAATCATCACCTTGGCTGTAGAACCGTTTCGAACCGGAGTGGTGCGAATCGGCGGCGAAGAATGGTCCTGCCGCTCCCAGCAAGCAATCGGCGTCGGTGGGGTTGTAATCGTTGAATCGGTCCAGGGAGTTACCCTGAATGTACGGCCGCTTCAAGCTGAAAAGGAGGAATAA
- a CDS encoding 6-phospho-beta-glucosidase: MKIAILGGGSAYTPGLIEGLVKIRPQVPFDEVCLMDIDAGKLKTVGAIVIKLLANVDNNIRVSTTLDRVDAIKGSTFVLCQIRVGGLAGRVLDEKIPLKYDVIGQETVGPGGFAMALRTLPVMMDIARDIETHAPDAWLINYSNPSGMVAAALAKHANIKAISICDVPIGIQYFVADALKLPRDKVRLDYVGLNHMGWFRRVFADGNDITPMIHQMAETTDIIAMLPTDDEKTAEETKMMLRIYKTLGIIPSPYLQYYYLTRESLAKQKQAGKTRGEVVQEIERDLLAHFAQVAEANDAKLWKSRGGDWHSELMVNILSAIYNDKGEEFIVNVLNRGNVPGMADDACVEIPCKVDKTGAHPLPVDAPALDMLGLMQLVSAYENLTVEAALEKSYDKALRALNLNPLVPSLEVARQILDDYLAAHGDTICLNK; the protein is encoded by the coding sequence GTGAAAATTGCGATTCTCGGCGGTGGAAGCGCCTATACACCGGGATTAATTGAGGGATTGGTGAAAATCCGTCCACAAGTACCTTTTGATGAAGTCTGCTTAATGGATATAGACGCTGGCAAGCTGAAAACTGTCGGTGCGATTGTGATAAAGCTGTTGGCAAATGTTGATAATAATATCCGGGTCAGTACAACCCTGGACCGGGTGGATGCGATTAAAGGCAGCACCTTTGTGCTCTGCCAGATAAGGGTTGGCGGCCTCGCCGGCCGGGTTCTAGATGAAAAAATTCCCCTTAAATACGATGTAATCGGTCAGGAAACCGTTGGCCCCGGCGGATTCGCCATGGCGCTGAGGACTTTGCCGGTGATGATGGATATTGCCCGGGATATCGAGACCCACGCACCCGATGCATGGCTAATTAACTATTCAAATCCCTCGGGGATGGTGGCGGCGGCGCTGGCCAAACATGCAAATATAAAGGCGATAAGTATCTGTGATGTGCCGATTGGCATACAGTACTTCGTCGCCGATGCCCTGAAGCTGCCCCGCGACAAAGTGCGCTTGGATTATGTCGGCCTCAATCATATGGGCTGGTTCCGCCGGGTGTTTGCCGACGGCAACGATATCACTCCGATGATCCACCAAATGGCTGAGACCACGGACATCATTGCAATGTTGCCCACCGATGACGAGAAAACAGCGGAAGAGACAAAAATGATGTTGCGAATTTATAAGACTTTAGGGATCATTCCGTCTCCCTATCTGCAGTATTACTATCTGACCAGGGAGAGCCTGGCCAAGCAAAAGCAGGCCGGCAAAACCCGGGGAGAAGTGGTCCAGGAAATTGAACGGGATTTGTTGGCTCATTTCGCCCAAGTTGCAGAAGCCAACGACGCCAAGCTCTGGAAGAGCCGGGGCGGCGATTGGCATTCTGAGTTGATGGTGAACATTCTCAGCGCTATTTACAATGACAAGGGCGAGGAGTTTATTGTCAATGTGCTCAATCGCGGTAATGTGCCGGGAATGGCAGATGACGCCTGCGTAGAAATTCCCTGTAAGGTAGATAAAACCGGGGCCCATCCGTTGCCGGTGGATGCGCCGGCTCTAGATATGCTCGGGCTGATGCAATTGGTCTCGGCCTATGAGAATCTGACGGTTGAAGCGGCGCTGGAAAAGAGCTACGATAAAGCGCTGCGGGCCCTGAATCTCAACCCTCTGGTGCCCTCATTGGAAGTTGCCAGGCAGATTCTCGACGACTATCTTGCTGCCCACGGCGACACGATTTGTCTCAACAAATGA
- a CDS encoding ChbG/HpnK family deacetylase: MIRLIINADDFGLTQGVNRAIIQAHQCGALTSATLMANGLAWHQAVELAREHPRLGVGVHLTLTALAPVLPPEQLPSLVNREGRFRKNFLRLLVANKSQVRAEWHAQLSRLIGAGLKPTHVDSHHHVHLLPGLLPVAIDLAREFGIGAIRMISPRSMTLMGVGGIERLLASLSWRQSAMGLLRPDTVIGLETVAPEHLPRFIKELGPGVHEFFCHPGVHADHELENISSLTAKRVRELELLCSAQLAAAISQAQAGTYQILEGR; the protein is encoded by the coding sequence ATGATTCGTCTAATAATAAATGCGGATGATTTTGGACTTACCCAAGGTGTGAACCGGGCGATAATTCAGGCCCATCAATGTGGCGCCCTGACATCAGCAACATTGATGGCCAACGGGCTGGCCTGGCACCAAGCCGTGGAGCTGGCCCGAGAACATCCCCGCCTGGGAGTCGGGGTGCATCTCACCCTTACCGCACTGGCGCCGGTTCTGCCCCCGGAACAACTCCCTTCGCTGGTCAACCGGGAAGGCCGATTTCGGAAGAATTTTCTCCGTCTGCTGGTTGCGAATAAATCCCAGGTGCGTGCCGAATGGCATGCCCAATTGTCCAGGCTAATCGGGGCAGGGCTCAAGCCGACTCATGTGGACAGCCATCATCATGTCCATCTCCTGCCGGGCCTGCTACCGGTGGCCATTGACCTGGCGCGGGAGTTTGGGATTGGGGCCATTAGAATGATCAGCCCCAGGAGTATGACGCTGATGGGGGTAGGGGGTATTGAGCGTCTCCTTGCCTCCCTGAGTTGGCGTCAGTCAGCGATGGGGCTTCTGCGCCCGGATACGGTAATTGGACTGGAAACGGTGGCGCCGGAGCACCTGCCCCGTTTTATCAAGGAATTGGGGCCGGGAGTGCACGAGTTTTTTTGTCATCCGGGAGTGCACGCGGACCACGAGCTTGAAAATATCAGTTCGTTGACCGCGAAGCGCGTTCGGGAACTGGAATTGCTCTGCTCAGCCCAGCTGGCTGCCGCCATTTCCCAGGCCCAGGCTGGCACGTACCAAATTTTAGAGGGGAGATAA
- a CDS encoding PAS domain-containing protein, with protein sequence MVLDVLTVLAGHGVDIQAMEAEPGAIYLRFPRSQYRKEIERQINSLSGVYSIEPITSLPQEKRQQEIGAIVESVSEGLIAIDAVGKITLFNRAAEKILQISASNVLGQYVGDVLSVDVPMLRTLKTGRGYDNQQMSVKIAGKRTRYLTSGRPLVDDLGVVLGAVASIKDISQVRALVHSVTRSPEITFDNIIFRSRMMAEVVDLARRIAASDATVLIQGESGTGKELFARALHAASPRRDLPFVPINCAALPDSLLESELFGYEDGAFTGARRGGRMGLFELAHGGTIFLDEIGEMPTHLQAKLLRVLQSGAFRRVGGNEEIDVDMRIITATNQDLRALVQQQKFREDLYYRLNVIPLFIPPLAQRREDIRPLLEHFLRLHQTEISVEGVAVLEAHSWPGNVRELENVLERAVAMAAGGKIGPEHLLLEADAVPESVGNLRAQVEALEKRVLTAALSKYRSSRRAGEALGLSHTSVLNKVKKYALERYLSNWNN encoded by the coding sequence ATGGTTTTGGATGTGCTTACGGTTTTGGCGGGCCACGGTGTGGATATACAGGCGATGGAAGCGGAGCCGGGCGCCATTTATCTCAGGTTTCCCCGGAGCCAGTATCGTAAAGAGATTGAACGGCAGATCAATTCGTTATCAGGGGTCTACAGCATTGAGCCGATAACCAGCCTGCCCCAGGAAAAACGGCAGCAGGAAATCGGGGCGATTGTCGAGTCGGTCAGCGAAGGCCTGATTGCCATTGATGCCGTCGGCAAAATTACACTTTTCAATCGGGCTGCAGAGAAGATTTTGCAGATTAGCGCCAGCAATGTCCTGGGCCAGTATGTCGGTGACGTTTTATCCGTGGATGTGCCGATGCTCCGCACGCTAAAAACGGGACGCGGTTATGACAATCAACAGATGTCTGTCAAAATTGCCGGCAAGCGGACGCGGTATCTGACCAGCGGCAGGCCGTTGGTTGATGACCTAGGCGTTGTGTTGGGCGCTGTAGCCAGCATCAAGGATATCAGTCAGGTGCGGGCGCTTGTGCATTCGGTGACGCGGTCGCCGGAAATTACTTTTGATAACATCATCTTCCGGAGCAGGATGATGGCAGAGGTGGTGGATTTGGCCCGGCGGATTGCTGCCAGCGATGCCACTGTGTTGATTCAGGGCGAGAGCGGCACCGGCAAGGAGTTATTTGCCCGTGCGCTCCATGCCGCCAGTCCCCGGCGGGATCTTCCCTTTGTTCCGATAAACTGCGCTGCTCTGCCCGACTCACTGTTGGAGAGCGAGCTCTTTGGCTATGAAGACGGCGCTTTTACCGGCGCCCGGCGGGGAGGACGCATGGGGTTATTTGAGCTGGCCCACGGGGGGACAATCTTTCTGGATGAGATTGGTGAAATGCCTACCCATCTGCAGGCGAAATTATTGCGTGTTCTCCAGTCTGGCGCGTTCCGTCGGGTTGGCGGCAATGAAGAAATCGATGTGGACATGCGCATCATCACTGCCACCAATCAGGATTTGCGTGCTTTGGTCCAGCAGCAGAAATTTCGTGAGGATCTCTATTATCGTTTAAATGTCATACCGCTGTTTATTCCTCCCCTGGCCCAGCGGCGGGAAGATATCCGCCCTTTGCTAGAACATTTCTTGCGCCTGCATCAGACAGAAATCAGTGTCGAAGGGGTTGCTGTTTTGGAAGCCCATTCCTGGCCCGGAAACGTCCGAGAGTTGGAAAATGTCCTGGAGCGGGCGGTTGCTATGGCTGCCGGTGGCAAAATCGGCCCGGAACATCTGCTTTTGGAAGCCGATGCGGTTCCGGAGTCGGTGGGTAATTTGCGCGCCCAGGTGGAGGCTTTGGAAAAGCGGGTCTTGACTGCGGCCCTGAGCAAATATCGCTCGTCCAGGCGGGCAGGTGAGGCTTTGGGCTTGTCCCATACCTCTGTATTAAACAAAGTAAAAAAATATGCCCTGGAAAGATATCTTTCCAATTGGAACAATTAG
- the megL gene encoding methionine gamma-lyase — translation MKKDGKQGFSTLCIHAGQQPDPQFGSLNTPIYQTSTFVFKDVAQGANRFAGEEEGYIYTRLGNPTQAALEEKIATLEGGEAGLAFASGMGAVSAVVMHYVGQGEHVIHPTAVYGCTFALLQEILHRFGVEATAVDTSDLEAVKAAIRPNTKLIYLETPANPTMKMTDIKAVSELAHAQGAAVVVDNTFMTPCYQKPLALGADIALHSATKYIGGHGDVIAGLAVGSKEVMDQIRMTTLKDIGAVISPFNAWLLLRGLKTLDVRMERHNANALAIARWLEEHPKVSKVWFPGLESFEQHELAKRQMSGFGGIMSFELAGGYDAGVRLMNSVKLCHLAVSLGDVDTLIQHPASMTHSVVPEEDRCTANITPGLVRLAVGLENVEDIIADIQQGIE, via the coding sequence GTGAAAAAGGATGGCAAACAAGGATTCTCAACACTCTGTATTCATGCCGGTCAGCAACCCGATCCCCAGTTTGGTTCACTGAACACACCAATTTACCAGACCAGCACCTTTGTCTTTAAGGATGTGGCCCAGGGCGCCAACCGCTTTGCCGGTGAAGAAGAAGGTTATATCTACACCCGGTTGGGCAACCCGACCCAGGCAGCCCTGGAAGAAAAAATTGCTACTCTGGAAGGTGGCGAAGCGGGACTGGCATTTGCTTCCGGGATGGGCGCTGTCTCGGCGGTGGTCATGCATTATGTGGGTCAGGGAGAGCATGTGATTCATCCAACTGCTGTTTATGGCTGCACCTTTGCGCTCTTGCAGGAAATTCTTCATCGCTTTGGTGTTGAAGCCACAGCTGTAGACACTTCCGATCTGGAGGCGGTCAAGGCCGCAATCCGTCCCAACACCAAGCTGATATATCTGGAAACACCGGCAAACCCGACGATGAAAATGACAGATATCAAAGCCGTGTCGGAACTGGCCCATGCACAGGGCGCAGCAGTTGTTGTCGATAATACTTTTATGACCCCCTGTTATCAGAAACCGCTTGCTCTTGGTGCCGATATCGCTTTGCATAGCGCCACCAAGTACATCGGTGGTCACGGCGATGTTATTGCCGGTTTGGCCGTGGGCAGCAAGGAAGTTATGGATCAAATCCGCATGACCACCCTTAAGGATATCGGCGCTGTAATCAGTCCGTTTAATGCCTGGCTGTTGCTCAGGGGTTTAAAGACACTGGATGTGCGGATGGAGCGCCATAACGCTAATGCTCTGGCAATTGCCCGCTGGCTGGAGGAGCATCCCAAGGTGAGCAAGGTCTGGTTCCCAGGTTTGGAGAGCTTTGAACAGCACGAGCTAGCGAAACGACAGATGAGTGGTTTCGGTGGCATAATGTCCTTTGAGTTGGCCGGCGGTTACGATGCCGGCGTGCGCCTGATGAACAGCGTTAAGCTTTGTCATTTGGCAGTGAGTCTGGGGGATGTGGATACATTGATTCAGCATCCTGCTTCCATGACCCATTCGGTAGTCCCGGAAGAAGATCGCTGCACCGCCAATATTACCCCGGGCCTGGTCCGGTTGGCTGTAGGGTTGGAAAATGTCGAGGACATCATTGCCGATATCCAACAGGGAATAGAATAA